Proteins encoded within one genomic window of Streptomyces profundus:
- a CDS encoding TatD family hydrolase, protein MPKSAKAKAEQTVPPPLPEPLTVPVADAHTHLDMQEGTVEEALAKAAAVGVTRLVQIGCDVARARWAVKIAAEHPEAIWAAVALHPNEAPRIEAEGGPAALDAALAEIAELAALPQVRAIGETGLDYYRTGADGVAAQQRSFRRHLALAKELDKALVIHDREAHADVLRILKEDGAPRRTVFHCYSGDAEMAAICAAEGYFMSFAGNVTFASAHPLRAALAAAPPELLLVETDAPFLTPAPFRGRPNAPYLIPVTVRAMAEVKGLGEADLARRLAANTERAFG, encoded by the coding sequence GCCGAGCAGACCGTGCCGCCGCCGCTTCCCGAGCCACTGACCGTGCCGGTCGCCGACGCGCACACCCATCTGGACATGCAGGAGGGCACGGTCGAGGAGGCGCTGGCGAAGGCCGCGGCGGTCGGGGTCACCCGGCTCGTCCAGATCGGCTGCGATGTGGCCAGGGCGCGCTGGGCCGTCAAGATCGCCGCCGAGCATCCCGAGGCGATCTGGGCCGCCGTCGCCCTGCACCCCAACGAGGCGCCCAGGATCGAGGCGGAGGGCGGGCCGGCCGCGCTTGACGCGGCGCTCGCCGAGATCGCCGAGCTGGCGGCGCTGCCGCAGGTCCGCGCGATCGGCGAGACCGGCCTGGACTACTACCGCACGGGCGCCGATGGCGTCGCCGCGCAGCAGCGTTCGTTCCGGCGCCATCTGGCGCTGGCCAAGGAGCTGGACAAGGCGCTGGTGATCCACGACCGGGAGGCGCACGCCGATGTGCTGCGCATCCTCAAGGAGGACGGCGCCCCCAGGCGCACCGTCTTCCACTGCTACTCGGGCGACGCCGAGATGGCCGCGATCTGCGCCGCCGAGGGGTACTTCATGTCCTTCGCCGGCAATGTCACCTTCGCCAGCGCGCACCCGCTGCGCGCGGCCCTGGCGGCGGCGCCGCCCGAGCTGCTGCTGGTGGAGACGGACGCGCCCTTTCTCACCCCGGCGCCGTTCCGTGGCCGCCCCAACGCGCCGTATCTGATCCCGGTCACGGTGCGCGCCATGGCCGAGGTCAAGGGCCTGGGCGAGGCCGACCTCGCCCGGCGGCTGGCCGCCAACACCGAGCGGGCCTTCGGATGA
- the rsmA gene encoding 16S rRNA (adenine(1518)-N(6)/adenine(1519)-N(6))-dimethyltransferase RsmA: protein MSAEALLGPAEVRELAAALGVRPSKQRGQNFVIDANTVRRIVRAAGVGESDTVLEVGPGLGSLTLALLAGADRVVAIEIDDTLAGALPATVAARLPARADRFALVHADALRVTELPGPPPDALVANLPYNVAVPVLLHLLAAFPSLRRGLVMVQSEVADRLTAPPGSRVYGVPSVKAAWYADARRAGAIGRTVFWPAPNVDSGLVAFTRREPPATTADRAEVFAVVDAAFAQRRKTLRAALAGWAGSPAAAEAACRAADVPPTARGEQLTVADFARLAEHRPPRP from the coding sequence ATGAGCGCCGAGGCGCTGCTCGGCCCGGCCGAGGTGCGGGAGCTGGCCGCCGCGCTGGGGGTGCGCCCCAGCAAGCAGCGCGGCCAGAACTTCGTGATCGACGCCAACACCGTGCGGCGGATCGTGCGCGCCGCCGGGGTGGGCGAGAGCGACACCGTCCTTGAGGTCGGCCCCGGGCTCGGCTCGTTGACGTTGGCGCTGCTGGCCGGCGCCGACCGGGTGGTCGCGATCGAGATCGACGACACGCTCGCCGGGGCGCTCCCCGCCACCGTCGCCGCGCGCCTCCCGGCGCGCGCCGACCGGTTCGCGCTGGTGCATGCCGACGCGCTACGGGTCACCGAGCTGCCGGGCCCGCCGCCGGACGCGCTGGTCGCCAACCTGCCCTACAACGTGGCCGTTCCGGTGCTGCTGCATCTGCTGGCCGCCTTCCCCAGCCTGCGGCGCGGCCTGGTCATGGTGCAGTCCGAGGTCGCCGACCGGCTGACAGCGCCGCCGGGGTCCCGGGTGTACGGGGTGCCCTCGGTCAAGGCCGCCTGGTACGCCGACGCCAGGCGGGCCGGGGCGATCGGCCGCACGGTGTTCTGGCCGGCGCCCAACGTGGACTCGGGCCTGGTCGCGTTCACCCGCCGGGAGCCGCCGGCCACCACGGCCGACCGCGCCGAGGTCTTCGCCGTGGTGGACGCGGCCTTCGCGCAGCGCCGCAAGACGCTGCGCGCCGCGCTCGCCGGCTGGGCCGGCTCCCCTGCGGCGGCCGAGGCGGCGTGCCGGGCGGCCGACGTGCCGCCCACGGCGCGCGGCGAGCAGCTGACGGTCGCCGACTTCGCCCGGCTCGCCGAGCACCGCCCCCCGCGCCCCTGA